Proteins from one Mesotoga infera genomic window:
- a CDS encoding NAD(P)/FAD-dependent oxidoreductase: protein MKREKTDVLVIGGGAAGMACALSAAKEGVYVTLLERESSVGGVLNQCIHNGFGLQFYHQELTGPEFASRLIDEMNMENVKIINQSYVRDIDVRKRVAQVLSPDGAYEIQAGALVISTGARERPFGSLLIPGDRPSGIMPAGVAQRYVNLENRIPARKAVVLGSGDIGLIMARRLTLEGVEVVGVLERMSYPGGLTRNIVQCLEDFDIPLHLSTTVTEVRGEGRLRSVEVSKVDENFTPIPGTSRNIDVDALILSAGLLPQVEDFSDDLEVDPVNRGFLVSNTCESSVEGVFAAGNNVAVFDLVDYVAAEGWIAGRHAALFSRGVNTSGDRVPIFRGKNIGVLVPGIVDMEEHLRLYIRLRKPMEKGVVVLRELKIEKKFSYGVPSEMIQLVVNRDKLQPLMNHGRLTVEVQ from the coding sequence CTGAAAAGAGAGAAAACGGATGTTCTCGTGATCGGTGGCGGGGCAGCCGGTATGGCCTGTGCCCTCAGTGCCGCAAAAGAAGGTGTGTATGTAACACTTCTCGAAAGAGAATCCAGTGTGGGAGGCGTTCTCAACCAGTGTATTCACAATGGGTTCGGTCTGCAATTCTATCACCAGGAACTCACCGGCCCCGAGTTTGCTTCCAGATTGATCGATGAAATGAATATGGAAAACGTAAAAATCATCAACCAATCGTACGTGCGTGATATCGATGTTCGAAAAAGAGTCGCGCAGGTACTTTCTCCAGATGGCGCTTACGAAATACAGGCCGGAGCTTTGGTTATCTCCACCGGTGCCAGAGAGAGACCGTTTGGATCGCTTTTAATACCAGGCGACAGGCCTTCGGGTATAATGCCTGCCGGAGTTGCACAGAGATACGTAAACCTCGAAAATAGAATACCGGCAAGAAAGGCCGTGGTTCTTGGTTCAGGAGACATCGGCCTTATAATGGCAAGGCGCCTTACTCTCGAAGGAGTCGAGGTAGTGGGCGTTCTAGAAAGAATGTCTTATCCAGGAGGACTAACCAGAAATATAGTACAGTGTCTGGAAGATTTCGATATACCGCTCCATCTTTCCACCACCGTAACGGAAGTCAGGGGTGAAGGAAGACTTAGAAGTGTGGAAGTCTCGAAAGTTGACGAAAACTTTACACCGATTCCGGGCACCTCCAGAAACATAGACGTTGACGCTCTTATTCTTTCGGCGGGCCTTCTGCCACAGGTAGAAGATTTCAGTGACGACCTTGAAGTCGATCCGGTGAACAGAGGCTTTCTTGTCTCTAACACCTGTGAAAGCAGTGTCGAAGGAGTCTTTGCGGCCGGAAATAATGTCGCAGTTTTCGATCTTGTAGATTATGTGGCTGCCGAAGGCTGGATTGCGGGCCGCCACGCTGCACTTTTCTCTAGGGGAGTTAACACCTCAGGTGATAGAGTACCTATCTTCAGGGGAAAGAATATAGGTGTTCTGGTCCCGGGAATCGTAGATATGGAAGAGCATTTGAGGCTTTATATAAGGTTGAGAAAACCGATGGAAAAAGGCGTAGTGGTCTTAAGGGAACTTAAGATCGAAAAGAAATTCTCGTACGGAGTACCCAGCGAGATGATACAGCTGGTAGTGAATAGAGACAAATTACAACCATTGATGAATCATGGCAGACTTACAGTAGAGGTGCAATGA
- a CDS encoding NAD(P)/FAD-dependent oxidoreductase yields the protein MRSVVIGGGVIGTLIARQLSRFEGEVILIEKREDLGQGITKANSAIIHGGYDDPPASLRGKLCVRGNELYDGLARELKVPVNRIGSIVVAKNEEELKKLQELLLNGQANGVRDLRIVGREELQMLEPAISSAFNYALYCGSAGITEPWMVAIAASINAARNGAEIITGDGVVGGRIEKNSIKCLSLASGREIENVDIVINAAGLFYEKVARLFNVEVPPVKLRRGEYILLDKKARDLVRRIVFPLPSAAGKGRLVVPTIDGGVLLGPTSEELQDFTPQELKTTVEGLDSVRRSGRELIPGIDSPQWYIKSFAGIRPESSGKDFYIKAAREINNFVTVGAIRSPGLTAAPAIAEHVVLELLPSIGVSLKEKRDFDPFIEERIRIKELPFETVSSLIENDHRYGRIICQCNEVSEAEIVQSIRDGARTVDGVKFRTRAGFGRCQGGFCSWKIASILSRELGKDLSEIRQNVPESWITDGKVREQC from the coding sequence ATGAGATCGGTGGTAATAGGAGGGGGAGTTATCGGGACGCTCATCGCCCGGCAACTAAGCAGATTCGAAGGTGAAGTCATACTTATAGAGAAGAGAGAGGATCTGGGCCAGGGTATCACTAAGGCTAATTCGGCCATCATTCACGGGGGATATGATGATCCACCGGCAAGCCTTAGGGGTAAGCTGTGCGTAAGAGGCAACGAATTGTACGATGGACTGGCCAGAGAGTTGAAAGTTCCAGTCAACAGAATCGGCTCGATCGTTGTTGCAAAAAACGAAGAAGAGTTAAAAAAACTTCAAGAGCTGCTGTTAAACGGGCAGGCCAACGGTGTTCGTGATCTGAGAATAGTGGGGAGAGAAGAACTACAAATGCTGGAACCGGCTATCTCTAGTGCTTTTAATTACGCCCTTTATTGTGGAAGCGCCGGTATCACCGAACCATGGATGGTAGCCATAGCGGCCTCGATAAATGCCGCCCGCAACGGAGCGGAAATAATCACCGGAGACGGAGTGGTTGGTGGCAGGATTGAAAAGAACTCTATAAAATGCCTTAGCCTGGCTTCAGGTAGAGAAATAGAGAATGTCGATATAGTGATAAATGCAGCCGGCCTCTTTTACGAAAAAGTGGCACGACTTTTCAACGTTGAGGTTCCGCCGGTAAAGTTGAGGAGGGGTGAGTACATTCTCCTGGATAAAAAAGCCAGGGATCTTGTCAGAAGAATCGTCTTTCCGCTCCCTAGCGCAGCAGGAAAGGGAAGATTGGTGGTGCCCACGATCGATGGTGGTGTACTCCTCGGACCTACTTCGGAAGAGTTACAGGATTTCACTCCGCAAGAGCTGAAAACAACTGTGGAGGGACTGGATTCTGTCAGGCGATCTGGAAGGGAGCTGATTCCAGGAATAGACTCACCTCAATGGTATATAAAATCCTTCGCCGGTATCAGGCCGGAAAGCTCCGGAAAAGACTTCTATATAAAGGCCGCCCGTGAAATAAATAACTTCGTAACCGTTGGAGCAATTAGATCACCCGGCTTGACGGCCGCTCCAGCGATCGCGGAACACGTCGTTCTTGAGCTTCTACCTTCGATTGGCGTTTCTCTCAAAGAGAAGAGAGACTTCGATCCTTTCATAGAAGAACGGATCAGAATAAAGGAACTCCCCTTCGAAACCGTCTCAAGCTTGATCGAAAACGATCACCGTTATGGAAGAATAATCTGCCAGTGCAACGAAGTTTCGGAGGCCGAAATCGTTCAATCGATAAGAGATGGAGCAAGAACGGTAGACGGAGTAAAATTTAGGACCAGAGCCGGCTTTGGCCGTTGCCAGGGCGGTTTTTGCAGCTGGAAAATCGCCTCGATACTCTCAAGAGAACTCGGGAAAGATCTCTCAGAGATACGCCAGAACGTTCCTGAAAGCTGGATAACAGACGGGAAGGTGAGAGAACAATGCTGA
- a CDS encoding glycerol-3-phosphate responsive antiterminator, with product MLKGIIAALWDRKTRPEEVNPQTVFFLNGGLFEIQDRINEFKAAGKSVFVDIDFISGLSGDEDSVIFLKKCGIDGIITAKIRISKQAISLGMKSLLRFFALDSRAVDKGIQQILSNGVKNVEILPGLVSTKVAPKIRAMVPDVNIVAAGLIDTSEELDLLKKYVDGVSTSSTALWRYKW from the coding sequence ATGCTCAAAGGTATTATTGCCGCTTTATGGGATAGAAAAACCCGGCCTGAGGAGGTGAATCCGCAGACGGTTTTCTTTCTGAACGGAGGCCTCTTTGAAATTCAAGACCGAATAAATGAATTCAAAGCCGCCGGCAAGTCTGTTTTCGTCGATATAGATTTTATATCAGGTCTTTCGGGTGACGAAGACAGTGTTATCTTTTTGAAGAAGTGTGGAATCGACGGTATTATCACCGCGAAAATAAGGATAAGCAAGCAGGCTATCTCTCTGGGAATGAAAAGCCTCCTGAGATTCTTTGCCTTGGATTCGCGGGCTGTTGACAAGGGGATTCAGCAGATACTCTCCAACGGTGTAAAAAACGTCGAGATTCTACCGGGTCTGGTATCCACCAAGGTTGCGCCCAAAATACGCGCGATGGTGCCGGATGTGAACATAGTGGCAGCCGGTCTTATCGATACCAGTGAGGAGCTAGATCTTCTGAAGAAGTATGTTGACGGTGTGTCGACCAGCTCGACAGCTCTATGGAGGTATAAGTGGTGA
- a CDS encoding ABC transporter permease, with product MLKIIRRLARNPLYVISLLLLSIVLLITLFPGLFAPYNPYKMDVEAFMSAPSWKHFFGGDQFGRDVFSRAMFGLQKSMIIASSAIAISALIGTMLGLISGFLSGVTDLVMMRIMDSFFAFPSLILALFIIALFGSNMINLIFAIGLVYVPIFARTVRGAALSLRESLYVKASKALGKKSLSIMLTDILPNISSVLIVTFTTNMSTALLTEASLGFLGLGVPPPEPTLGGMVGQGTAFLLSAPWVVLFPGLVIALIVLSLNILGDGLRDILDPRINR from the coding sequence GTGTTGAAGATTATACGTAGGCTAGCCAGAAACCCTCTGTACGTTATCAGTTTGCTATTGTTGTCGATTGTGCTATTGATAACACTCTTTCCCGGTCTATTCGCTCCTTACAATCCCTACAAGATGGACGTAGAAGCCTTTATGAGCGCTCCTTCGTGGAAACACTTTTTCGGCGGGGATCAGTTCGGAAGAGATGTCTTTTCCAGAGCCATGTTCGGATTGCAGAAGAGTATGATAATCGCTTCCAGTGCGATCGCAATATCTGCACTCATCGGCACCATGCTGGGTCTGATATCAGGCTTTCTCAGCGGTGTCACAGACCTGGTTATGATGAGGATAATGGATAGCTTCTTCGCCTTCCCCTCTTTAATATTGGCACTTTTTATAATCGCTCTCTTCGGGTCGAACATGATAAATCTGATATTCGCCATAGGGCTGGTTTATGTTCCTATCTTCGCCAGAACTGTGAGAGGTGCCGCGCTCTCTCTAAGGGAAAGCCTCTACGTAAAGGCTTCAAAAGCTCTCGGAAAGAAGAGTCTTTCCATTATGCTCACGGATATTCTGCCCAACATCTCTTCCGTTCTCATAGTGACTTTCACAACAAACATGTCGACTGCTCTTCTGACGGAGGCTTCTCTCGGCTTTCTCGGCCTTGGAGTTCCACCGCCAGAACCTACTCTGGGAGGAATGGTGGGGCAGGGGACGGCCTTCCTTTTAAGTGCGCCATGGGTAGTACTCTTTCCCGGTTTGGTGATAGCTCTGATAGTTCTCAGTCTTAATATTTTGGGCGATGGATTGAGGGATATACTCGATCCCAGGATAAACAGATGA
- a CDS encoding ABC transporter permease, with translation MEFSYVVRRLLSAIPTVLLVTFMVFLAIHLVPGDVVDIMLGTQNYLTQDQIEELYREYGLDKPLIVQYGIWVKNLFTFNLGTSLRTGKSVTELLGERFPVTLELAVFSLFFALVIGIPLGIISAVKRNTFTDNVVRVIGLIGLSSPSFWVGAILIVLFSGVFENFNLFGYVSMSNNLVDNLQVMLLPSLTLGLMVSAQILRMTRTSMLDILTQDYVRTARAKGVNSRNLIMKHVLKNALIPVVTLSGIQLGYLLGGTIVIENMFALPGMGRLLLQVVNERDYPVVQGIVLFIGLLIVLLNILVDILYTVIDPRVELR, from the coding sequence ATGGAGTTCAGCTACGTTGTAAGAAGATTACTGTCTGCCATCCCGACTGTGCTACTTGTAACTTTCATGGTCTTTTTGGCCATACACCTTGTTCCTGGAGATGTAGTAGATATTATGCTGGGAACACAGAACTATCTGACCCAAGACCAGATAGAGGAACTTTACAGAGAGTATGGTTTGGATAAGCCGCTTATTGTGCAGTACGGAATCTGGGTGAAAAACCTTTTTACTTTCAACCTCGGGACCTCTCTAAGAACAGGCAAGAGCGTAACCGAACTCCTGGGTGAAAGATTTCCAGTAACTCTTGAATTGGCCGTTTTCTCGCTCTTCTTCGCTCTAGTAATCGGGATACCACTGGGAATAATCTCGGCGGTTAAGAGAAATACGTTTACAGACAATGTAGTAAGGGTAATAGGGCTGATTGGTCTTTCGTCCCCATCCTTCTGGGTGGGGGCGATTCTCATAGTTCTCTTCTCGGGAGTTTTCGAGAATTTCAATCTCTTCGGCTACGTGAGCATGTCGAACAATCTGGTCGATAATCTCCAGGTTATGCTGCTGCCTTCTCTTACACTCGGATTGATGGTGTCGGCACAGATCCTTAGAATGACCAGAACCTCGATGTTAGATATTCTTACACAGGATTATGTAAGAACGGCCAGGGCCAAGGGAGTAAATTCCAGAAACTTGATAATGAAACATGTGCTCAAGAACGCCCTGATCCCGGTGGTCACTTTATCGGGCATACAGCTGGGTTACCTCCTTGGGGGAACTATCGTGATAGAAAACATGTTCGCCCTTCCCGGGATGGGAAGACTTCTACTGCAGGTAGTCAATGAGCGCGACTACCCCGTGGTCCAGGGAATAGTTCTTTTCATAGGTTTATTGATAGTGCTGCTCAACATCCTTGTGGATATTCTTTATACAGTAATCGACCCAAGAGTCGAACTTCGTTAG
- a CDS encoding ABC transporter substrate-binding protein, which translates to MKRFFQVLVLALFTVTLLAGSGGKLVMAIETEPVGLDPTLVTAFASHRVLENVYDGLLRYDESMNLVPNLAESFEVVDPYTIVFKLRDGVKFHSGDLLTPEDVIFTFERIMNPDIKAPAATYYKEVSSIKIVDDNKIEFKLTIPMAASLLPNFAGVNSSILSKKFVESGANLQLSTNGTGPFELADYVAGNYITLKRNTEYFIEGLPYLDEIKMMIMPEEVTRVSALKNGDVDLAKINEPLSLNQLPADRFKIHRNAVLSYYLLGINTTRGPLSNPKVRNALNYAINREMIVKLVAFDEGAVTGPLNPGLEFWAMKPSQFSEYTYNPAKAKELLTEAGYPNGFEFEIITSQRYSFDKVAQVIQAQLAEVGVRAKINLVEWGIFISKWRESDFDSFISLNSGSIDPDIQFNRTFHTGGSTNVFLYSNPEVDALLDRGRSEADINERQKIYNQLQKILVAESPIIFLYSANTIFAANNNVEGFRSLANESLIFLRETSKK; encoded by the coding sequence ATGAAAAGGTTCTTTCAGGTTTTAGTTCTGGCTCTGTTCACTGTTACTCTATTAGCAGGCTCAGGCGGAAAGCTGGTGATGGCTATCGAAACCGAACCGGTTGGCCTCGATCCTACATTGGTCACGGCTTTCGCTTCGCACAGGGTACTGGAAAACGTTTATGACGGTTTGTTGAGGTACGATGAAAGCATGAACCTGGTACCAAATCTTGCCGAAAGTTTCGAAGTGGTGGATCCTTATACGATTGTCTTCAAGCTGAGAGATGGCGTAAAATTCCACAGCGGTGATTTATTAACCCCGGAGGATGTGATTTTCACATTCGAAAGGATAATGAACCCAGATATTAAGGCTCCGGCTGCAACTTATTACAAAGAAGTCAGTTCGATCAAGATAGTTGATGATAACAAGATCGAGTTCAAGCTCACCATTCCGATGGCCGCTTCGCTTTTGCCGAACTTTGCCGGTGTTAATAGTTCAATCCTCTCCAAGAAGTTCGTTGAATCGGGAGCCAATCTCCAACTATCGACCAACGGTACAGGCCCCTTCGAACTTGCCGATTACGTTGCGGGCAATTACATAACTCTTAAGAGAAACACGGAGTATTTCATAGAAGGCCTACCTTACCTTGACGAGATCAAAATGATGATCATGCCCGAAGAGGTAACCAGGGTTTCAGCACTGAAAAACGGCGACGTTGATCTGGCCAAAATAAACGAACCGCTCAGCCTGAATCAACTACCGGCAGATAGATTCAAGATCCACAGGAATGCGGTGCTCAGCTATTACCTCCTGGGAATAAACACAACAAGAGGACCGCTCAGCAATCCCAAAGTGAGAAATGCACTGAATTACGCCATCAATAGAGAAATGATCGTTAAACTCGTCGCCTTCGACGAAGGTGCTGTGACAGGTCCGCTCAATCCCGGGCTGGAGTTTTGGGCAATGAAGCCCTCTCAATTCAGTGAATATACGTACAACCCCGCAAAGGCCAAGGAGCTTCTGACCGAAGCTGGATATCCTAACGGTTTTGAGTTCGAGATAATTACCTCTCAAAGATACAGTTTCGATAAAGTGGCCCAGGTCATTCAGGCACAGCTGGCTGAAGTGGGTGTCAGAGCGAAGATAAACCTTGTGGAGTGGGGTATATTTATAAGCAAATGGAGAGAGAGCGACTTCGACTCGTTCATTTCACTCAACAGTGGTTCCATCGATCCCGATATTCAGTTCAACAGAACTTTCCACACAGGTGGTTCTACGAACGTTTTCCTATACAGCAACCCCGAGGTTGACGCCCTGCTCGACAGGGGAAGAAGCGAAGCCGATATAAATGAAAGACAGAAAATATACAACCAGTTACAGAAAATCCTAGTTGCCGAATCGCCAATTATCTTTCTGTACTCCGCCAATACTATATTTGCAGCAAACAACAACGTAGAAGGGTTCAGATCTCTGGCGAACGAAAGCCTGATCTTTCTTAGAGAGACTTCCAAGAAATAA
- a CDS encoding fibronectin type III domain-containing protein, translated as MVYFRGSSVVPVIITVLFVVVAAVVAVFFLWPAPEPRILITNVSPIPRNGERVLAEKFIELKWEAVYERPRQGLMAEVFVGEDRNSLVKLAQDVEGTLTSQSEGIFSFVFRYPVEPHSQYWWKVRVYNQNGKSVESEVWTFVLMNQYPEKPELIPPSQNSANVALRDLVLKWKASDLDNDELTYDVYFGREPRLDERDLLLKGTKDTEIDISTLKKLDYSTKYYWKVVAKDPYGGESVSKTDSFTTQIRAELPALSPVMPVNGMTGFNADIASLSWKTSLPLDYYPDGLFFDVYIAEGQSRASLVGTTNKTEMVVPSIKGHTSYNWYIVVRDASGKEKKSDQWTFTTANRAPVIDIQYPDLTTSSTSVPVSWTVIDRDGDEITSEVFFGEVNETPVRIASGKMTSIFLSGLNIGKQYMLKVVSKDGRGAQTEKEILLTPGNSTPSVVLSRPGTDGTVEPTMVTFEWSGSDGDGDKLTYQLHINSPGQRQVFENIDIERFTVRDLQEEREYSWYVIASDEKGAFARSPERVFKTGKKSLEVVNLLLPEHEASELPLRNIEFTWKIDQEPENAQYIFTLSKDPKMEEIVIQRTVKEKALKVNQELQSNTRYYWSVDLLVGEEVRTGEVRTFKTFNNPPEIPAARSPVDGAVDVSTDRLTLVWDASDIDGAVAGSIVHFRINGGEEKVLNTSSNSVVVDRLLPGREYRWWVEIIDDGGKKNKSPEWIFTTGNQSPAVTFTLPSGTLLEGVTAPLQFTWELDDPEGENLSVSVFLNETGMEIATPVVSGNNLLSYRVERIEEGRDYTLTVVATDPGGKEGKASIAFKSRYSQITYIYPTSGGRYSVDRNFEWSHAGASDGYIFRLYDGDFNPLVRERTTEVNYRPEITLETGKLYYWAVSVVDGDREYAGFPVGFFAGSGNSVTLLSPQNNSVVETSGVTLSWEVQGELNNISRTELFFGEAGKLTPIIIGPNSRSYTTGSLGGGKSYEWYVQLTDVSGNTSKSEIRRFEVLLEATNNPPVIALSAPQDGEVVDQSSVELRWSASDIDGDRLSFSLYFGKNNDLLLMGEGITNSSFTVTNLEPGNSYSWYVRVSDGRITLDSPIRRFTAVQRVVTIDTPSPSDGSEEIGIKPILSWRMQGATGGEFRIYLGTSRSFLPMVGTSSSSTFTYTGELEKETTYFWKVELWDGSNLVSTSPVWQFSTESWPVHVSDTSTVAVYVNGTLNVITMDNTSGIVSVIKNPYQYQGKVSPVINGDLIYMVDDTGRLVTLRVSGNTIETVSSLNTGTSPETLVLAGGYLWLLDTKSAAVVLRISLDNRGVPTRSESVFRDWTTPVDMFVSEDLSRIYLADALSGIKVLERSGTSYVDVSSRFTVSLSGYARSVVVVQNLVFSGEAGIDGGLKMIDLSRSIRSNLGKYYIVLKLLVSNNIVFAITDKGVSIIDVTSTSQPVILRDIEISQVDEIRVSGRLLAIRAGNRLLIYDVLSAGNPVLLNEYN; from the coding sequence GTGGTGTATTTCAGGGGCTCATCTGTTGTGCCGGTCATAATCACAGTTCTTTTCGTCGTAGTAGCTGCTGTCGTGGCTGTGTTTTTTCTTTGGCCAGCTCCAGAACCGAGAATATTGATCACGAACGTTTCGCCCATCCCTAGAAACGGAGAGAGGGTCCTGGCTGAGAAGTTTATAGAATTGAAATGGGAAGCCGTCTATGAGAGACCTAGACAGGGTTTGATGGCAGAAGTGTTTGTAGGAGAAGACCGTAATAGCCTTGTTAAGCTTGCCCAAGATGTGGAGGGAACCCTCACTTCACAGTCCGAAGGAATCTTTTCCTTCGTTTTTCGCTATCCAGTAGAACCACACTCCCAGTACTGGTGGAAGGTTCGTGTTTACAACCAGAACGGGAAGTCCGTAGAGAGCGAAGTATGGACTTTCGTTCTAATGAATCAATATCCAGAAAAACCAGAGCTTATTCCGCCGAGTCAGAATTCGGCCAACGTAGCTCTGAGGGATCTTGTCCTTAAGTGGAAGGCCTCCGATTTAGATAACGACGAGCTGACCTACGATGTTTACTTCGGGCGAGAACCAAGACTGGACGAGAGAGATCTTCTTCTAAAAGGAACTAAAGACACAGAGATAGATATTTCCACCCTCAAGAAACTCGATTACTCGACAAAGTACTACTGGAAAGTTGTCGCAAAGGATCCTTATGGTGGCGAGTCCGTATCCAAGACCGACTCTTTCACGACCCAGATACGCGCAGAGCTTCCGGCTCTATCGCCTGTCATGCCGGTAAACGGCATGACGGGTTTTAACGCCGATATTGCTTCGCTCTCCTGGAAAACTTCTCTCCCTCTCGACTACTACCCGGACGGACTCTTCTTCGATGTATATATTGCCGAGGGACAGTCAAGAGCATCGCTGGTCGGCACAACTAACAAGACGGAGATGGTCGTTCCATCAATAAAAGGTCACACGTCCTATAATTGGTACATCGTTGTAAGAGACGCCTCCGGAAAGGAAAAGAAAAGCGATCAGTGGACTTTCACCACTGCCAACAGGGCACCGGTAATCGATATACAGTATCCAGACCTTACCACCTCATCGACCAGTGTTCCCGTTAGCTGGACCGTCATAGACAGAGATGGCGATGAAATCACCAGCGAAGTCTTCTTCGGAGAAGTTAATGAGACACCGGTGAGAATCGCGTCGGGAAAGATGACCTCCATATTTCTCTCGGGTCTAAACATCGGAAAACAGTACATGCTCAAGGTAGTTTCAAAAGACGGACGGGGTGCCCAGACAGAAAAGGAGATACTTCTAACTCCTGGAAATAGTACCCCTTCCGTAGTACTTTCCAGACCTGGTACCGATGGTACGGTCGAGCCTACGATGGTGACCTTCGAATGGTCGGGTAGCGATGGCGACGGTGATAAACTCACATACCAGTTACACATCAATTCGCCGGGACAGCGGCAGGTGTTCGAAAACATAGATATTGAAAGATTCACTGTCAGAGATCTCCAGGAGGAAAGAGAGTATAGTTGGTACGTTATAGCAAGCGATGAAAAGGGAGCATTCGCCAGAAGCCCAGAAAGAGTCTTTAAGACTGGCAAGAAATCCCTCGAAGTTGTTAACCTGCTTTTGCCGGAACACGAGGCTTCAGAATTACCCCTAAGAAACATCGAATTTACCTGGAAGATAGATCAGGAACCGGAAAACGCCCAGTATATATTCACACTTTCGAAAGATCCGAAAATGGAAGAGATAGTCATCCAGAGAACAGTGAAGGAGAAGGCACTGAAAGTCAACCAGGAGCTTCAGAGCAATACACGATATTACTGGAGTGTAGATTTACTGGTTGGTGAAGAAGTTAGAACGGGTGAAGTTAGGACCTTCAAGACTTTCAACAACCCGCCCGAGATCCCGGCAGCCAGGTCTCCTGTGGATGGTGCAGTAGATGTTTCAACCGACAGGCTTACTCTTGTCTGGGATGCCAGCGATATCGATGGCGCTGTCGCCGGTTCGATCGTTCACTTTCGAATTAATGGCGGCGAAGAGAAAGTTCTGAACACAAGTTCGAACTCAGTGGTGGTAGATCGACTGCTACCCGGCCGCGAATACAGGTGGTGGGTGGAAATTATCGACGATGGTGGAAAGAAAAATAAGAGTCCTGAGTGGATCTTCACAACAGGCAATCAATCGCCCGCAGTAACTTTCACCTTACCGTCTGGAACACTCTTGGAAGGGGTAACCGCTCCTTTACAATTCACCTGGGAGCTCGATGATCCCGAAGGAGAAAATCTTTCCGTGTCCGTTTTCCTCAATGAAACGGGCATGGAGATTGCAACACCTGTGGTAAGTGGAAACAACCTGCTCTCCTACAGAGTTGAACGGATTGAGGAAGGTAGGGATTATACCCTGACGGTCGTGGCTACCGACCCCGGAGGCAAAGAAGGAAAGGCTTCTATCGCCTTTAAGAGCAGATACTCGCAGATCACATATATCTATCCAACAAGTGGCGGCCGTTACTCTGTTGATAGGAACTTCGAATGGTCGCACGCAGGCGCCAGTGACGGTTACATATTCAGATTGTACGACGGAGATTTCAACCCACTGGTTAGGGAAAGAACGACGGAGGTCAATTATAGGCCGGAGATAACTCTTGAAACAGGGAAGCTATACTACTGGGCCGTATCAGTTGTCGATGGGGATCGTGAATATGCAGGTTTTCCCGTTGGATTTTTCGCAGGCTCAGGTAACAGCGTAACATTGCTGTCTCCGCAGAACAATTCGGTAGTAGAAACTTCAGGAGTCACGCTGAGCTGGGAAGTTCAGGGTGAATTGAACAACATCTCACGTACTGAACTCTTCTTCGGGGAAGCCGGAAAACTCACTCCCATAATCATCGGTCCTAACTCTAGATCCTATACTACTGGAAGTCTCGGTGGAGGAAAGTCATACGAGTGGTATGTACAGCTCACAGATGTGAGCGGAAATACTTCCAAGAGCGAGATCAGAAGGTTCGAAGTTTTATTGGAAGCCACAAACAACCCGCCGGTGATAGCTCTTTCCGCACCGCAAGACGGAGAAGTAGTCGATCAGAGCTCCGTCGAACTTAGATGGTCGGCCAGTGATATAGATGGTGACCGTTTGAGTTTCTCTTTATATTTTGGGAAAAACAACGATTTACTTCTGATGGGTGAGGGAATAACAAACAGCTCCTTCACGGTGACCAATCTTGAACCGGGCAACAGCTATAGCTGGTACGTCAGGGTGAGTGACGGCAGGATAACGCTCGATTCTCCTATAAGGCGTTTCACAGCGGTCCAGAGAGTCGTGACGATCGATACGCCTTCCCCATCGGACGGGAGTGAAGAGATAGGCATCAAACCAATTCTTTCCTGGCGAATGCAGGGAGCGACCGGTGGCGAGTTCAGAATATATCTCGGCACTTCAAGATCGTTCCTGCCGATGGTCGGGACCTCTAGCTCCAGCACCTTTACTTACACAGGTGAACTGGAGAAGGAAACCACCTACTTCTGGAAGGTTGAGTTGTGGGATGGGAGCAATCTGGTTTCCACATCACCGGTTTGGCAGTTCTCCACCGAGAGCTGGCCTGTCCATGTTTCCGATACCAGCACGGTTGCTGTGTACGTCAATGGCACTTTGAATGTTATCACTATGGATAATACATCCGGAATAGTCAGTGTGATAAAGAACCCCTACCAGTACCAGGGAAAGGTTTCACCTGTAATCAACGGCGATCTGATCTATATGGTTGATGACACCGGAAGACTCGTGACACTGAGGGTAAGCGGAAACACCATCGAGACGGTTTCGAGTCTGAACACGGGAACCAGTCCCGAAACACTCGTACTGGCAGGCGGTTATCTCTGGCTGCTAGATACTAAGAGCGCCGCAGTGGTTCTCAGGATCTCGCTTGACAATAGAGGAGTACCGACAAGGAGCGAAAGCGTATTCAGGGACTGGACAACACCGGTCGATATGTTTGTCAGCGAGGATCTTTCGAGGATTTATCTCGCCGATGCGCTCTCAGGAATAAAGGTGCTTGAGAGAAGCGGCACTTCGTATGTGGATGTCTCTTCGAGATTCACGGTCTCTCTCAGCGGTTACGCCAGATCTGTCGTTGTCGTTCAGAACCTGGTTTTCTCTGGAGAGGCCGGCATAGACGGGGGACTTAAAATGATAGATCTTTCCCGATCCATCAGGAGCAATCTAGGGAAATACTACATAGTCTTGAAGCTTCTGGTATCGAACAACATAGTCTTCGCCATAACAGACAAAGGGGTTTCGATAATAGACGTTACCAGTACGTCTCAACCTGTTATTTTGAGGGATATAGAGATTTCGCAGGTCGATGAGATAAGGGTCTCCGGAAGACTTCTCGCCATAAGGGCAGGAAACAGACTGCTAATTTACGATGTTCTATCGGCAGGTAACCCAGTGCTTCTGAATGAATACAATTGA